Proteins from a single region of Campylobacter sputorum:
- a CDS encoding DUF1882 domain-containing protein: MQTIDLALIKIIKDHYYIKRDTIVQKTEYKGRVFFDKFERIDEPLDFNIMQKHLNNEITVAHSLINKFNKVENIVFDYNGRMPDRFWHRAQLLFREEGYMNFTAYTTKTPGHLHLYIHKGHTTFEEGCQIANRLSMLLNAKMMKEWKVFPTLDVPKEFNILTLPYELYQKERGASWAKHM, encoded by the coding sequence ATGCAAACAATAGATCTTGCGCTTATAAAGATAATAAAAGACCATTATTATATCAAAAGAGATACGATAGTTCAAAAAACAGAATATAAAGGTAGAGTATTTTTTGATAAATTTGAGCGTATTGATGAACCACTTGATTTTAATATCATGCAAAAACATTTAAACAATGAAATCACAGTAGCTCATTCTTTGATAAATAAATTTAATAAAGTTGAAAATATAGTCTTTGATTATAACGGCAGAATGCCAGATAGATTTTGGCACAGAGCGCAGCTTCTTTTTAGAGAAGAAGGATATATGAATTTTACAGCTTATACTACAAAGACACCAGGACATCTACACCTTTATATACACAAAGGACATACTACTTTTGAAGAGGGTTGCCAGATTGCAAATAGACTTTCTATGCTCTTAAATGCCAAAATGATGAAAGAGTGGAAAGTTTTTCCAACTCTTGATGTTCCTAAAGAATTTAATATACTTACACTACCTTATGAGCTTTATCAAAAAGAACGCGGAGCTTCTTGGGCTAAGCATATGTAA
- a CDS encoding serine hydroxymethyltransferase, translated as MSNLEQFDKEIFDLANKELKRQTYGLEMIASENFTYPDVMEVMGSIFTNKYAEGYPGKRYYGGCEFVDGIEEIAIQRCKKLFNCNFANVQPNSGSQANQGVYGALLKPGDKILGMDLSHGGHLTHGAKVSSSGKYYESFFYGVELDGRINYDKVQEIAQIVKPKMIVCGASAYAREIDFAKFRSIADSVGAYLFADVAHIAGLVVAGEHQSPFPHCHVVSSTTHKTLRGPRGGIIMTNDEEIAKKVNSSIFPGIQGGPLMHVIAAKAVGFKHNLSDEWKVYAKQVKANAKMLGNVMMKRGYDLVSGGTDNHLILVSFLNKSFSGKDADHALGNAGITVNKNTVPGETRSPFVTSGIRIGSPALTARGMKEKEFEFIANKIADVLDDITNESLQQNIRKELEELASKFIIYDKAMF; from the coding sequence ATGTCAAATTTAGAGCAATTTGATAAAGAAATTTTTGATCTTGCAAATAAAGAGTTAAAAAGACAGACCTATGGGCTAGAGATGATAGCTAGTGAAAACTTCACTTATCCAGATGTTATGGAAGTTATGGGTTCGATATTTACAAACAAATACGCCGAAGGATATCCAGGAAAGAGATACTATGGTGGTTGTGAATTTGTAGATGGTATCGAAGAAATAGCTATACAAAGATGTAAAAAACTTTTTAATTGCAATTTTGCAAATGTACAACCAAACTCAGGAAGTCAAGCAAATCAAGGAGTTTACGGGGCACTTTTGAAACCAGGCGACAAAATATTAGGAATGGATTTAAGCCATGGCGGACATTTAACACATGGAGCAAAAGTTTCAAGTAGTGGAAAATACTATGAGAGCTTTTTTTACGGCGTTGAGTTAGACGGAAGAATCAATTATGATAAAGTCCAAGAAATAGCACAAATTGTTAAACCAAAAATGATAGTTTGTGGTGCAAGTGCTTATGCAAGAGAGATTGATTTTGCTAAATTTAGAAGTATTGCAGATAGTGTTGGTGCGTATCTTTTTGCAGATGTTGCACACATAGCCGGTTTGGTTGTAGCAGGAGAGCACCAGAGTCCATTCCCACATTGTCATGTTGTAAGTTCAACAACTCATAAAACTTTACGAGGCCCAAGAGGCGGTATAATCATGACAAATGATGAAGAAATAGCAAAAAAAGTAAACTCAAGTATATTTCCAGGAATCCAAGGTGGACCACTTATGCATGTTATAGCAGCAAAAGCGGTTGGTTTCAAACACAACCTTAGCGATGAATGGAAAGTATATGCAAAACAAGTAAAAGCAAATGCTAAAATGCTTGGCAATGTAATGATGAAAAGAGGATATGATTTAGTAAGTGGCGGAACAGACAATCACTTAATCTTGGTAAGCTTTTTAAATAAATCTTTTAGCGGAAAAGATGCTGATCATGCTTTAGGAAATGCTGGAATTACAGTAAATAAAAACACAGTTCCAGGAGAAACAAGAAGTCCATTTGTAACAAGTGGTATCCGCATAGGAAGCCCTGCTCTAACAGCAAGAGGTATGAAAGAAAAAGAATTTGAGTTTATAGCAAATAAAATAGCTGATGTTTTAGATGATATAACAAATGAATCTTTGCAACAAAATATAAGAAAAGAGCTAGAAGAATTGGCTTCTAAATTTATAATATATGACAAGGCTATGTTTTAA
- the lysS gene encoding lysine--tRNA ligase: MFDTQFEEQRIQKIKDINDIGINPYPHFLKKDMNICEFKEKFIHIQNLEEKRESEENSVTLAGRVKLKRVAGKSTFANIEDQSGNIQIYFSRDSIGEEKYSFSKKNIEVGDIITVKGYAFITKTGEFSLHASDITLASKSISPLPEKFHGLTDKEMRYRQRYLDMIMNSEVRETFEKRSFIIKIIRRFFEERGFLEVETPMMHPIAGGANAKPFITHHNALDVDRYLKIAPELYLKRLVVGGMEAVFEINRCFRNEGMDLTHNPEFTSIEFYWAWHDYFEVMDLTEELFKELLDKLNLEKIIKFDGKDIDFSKPFARIKYLDALSNIGGISKEIINDKEKILQKLRQDGFEANDKLDLGHLQAELFDNYVEDKLINPTFIIDFPISISPLSRRSDKDSNIAERFELFIAGRELANAFNELNDPLDQYDRFKAQIDAKNAGDDEAHEMDEDYVKALGYAMPPTAGWGLGIDRLVMLLLDKVSIRDVILFPAMKPIKNLDSDLQKEQ; the protein is encoded by the coding sequence ATTTTTGATACACAATTTGAAGAACAAAGAATACAAAAAATAAAAGATATAAATGATATCGGTATAAATCCATATCCGCATTTTTTAAAAAAAGATATGAATATATGCGAATTTAAAGAAAAATTTATACATATTCAAAATTTAGAAGAAAAAAGAGAGAGTGAAGAAAACTCAGTTACATTAGCTGGAAGAGTAAAACTAAAAAGAGTTGCTGGAAAATCAACTTTTGCAAATATTGAAGATCAAAGCGGAAATATTCAGATCTATTTTTCAAGAGATAGTATTGGCGAGGAAAAATACTCTTTTAGTAAAAAAAATATAGAAGTTGGGGATATAATAACAGTAAAAGGCTATGCATTTATAACTAAAACTGGAGAATTTAGCTTACATGCCAGTGACATAACTTTAGCTTCCAAAAGTATATCGCCACTTCCTGAGAAATTTCATGGCTTAACAGATAAAGAAATGAGATATCGTCAAAGATATCTTGATATGATAATGAACTCAGAAGTTAGGGAAACTTTTGAAAAAAGATCTTTTATCATTAAGATAATTAGAAGATTTTTTGAAGAAAGAGGTTTTTTAGAAGTTGAAACACCTATGATGCACCCTATAGCAGGTGGAGCTAATGCAAAACCTTTTATAACTCATCATAATGCCTTAGATGTAGATAGATACTTAAAAATAGCGCCTGAATTATACTTAAAAAGGCTAGTTGTTGGTGGAATGGAAGCCGTTTTTGAAATAAATCGCTGTTTTAGAAACGAAGGTATGGATTTAACACACAATCCTGAGTTTACTAGCATTGAGTTTTACTGGGCTTGGCACGATTATTTTGAAGTAATGGATTTAACAGAAGAGCTTTTTAAAGAACTTTTAGATAAATTAAATCTAGAAAAAATTATAAAATTCGATGGAAAAGATATTGACTTCTCAAAACCTTTTGCTAGAATTAAATATCTTGATGCACTTAGTAATATTGGCGGAATTTCAAAAGAGATTATAAATGATAAAGAAAAAATACTCCAAAAACTAAGACAAGATGGATTTGAGGCAAATGATAAGCTTGATTTAGGACACTTGCAAGCTGAGCTTTTTGATAACTATGTAGAAGATAAACTTATAAATCCAACATTTATAATTGATTTTCCAATATCCATTAGTCCTCTTTCAAGAAGAAGCGATAAAGATTCAAATATTGCAGAAAGATTTGAGTTATTTATAGCAGGAAGAGAGCTTGCAAATGCATTCAATGAACTTAATGATCCACTTGATCAATACGATAGATTTAAAGCTCAAATTGATGCAAAAAACGCTGGCGATGATGAAGCACATGAGATGGATGAAGATTATGTAAAAGCATTAGGTTATGCCATGCCACCAACAGCTGGTTGGGGGCTTGGAATTGATAGACTTGTTATGTTGTTGTTAGATAAAGTATCTATAAGAGATGTTATACTTTTTCCTGCAATGAAACCAATAAAAAATTTAGATTCAGATTTACAAAAGGAGCAATAA
- a CDS encoding Fur family transcriptional regulator: MLIENIEYDTLIDNFKKILKENGLKFTKQREILVKTLYKSDEHFTPEKIYLLIKEKHPELNLGIATVYRTLNLLEEAEMVTTITFGSQGKKFELATKPHHDHMICKHCGLIIEFEDATIEKRQIAIAKEHGFELTGHIMQLYGICKNCQKKRGNK; this comes from the coding sequence ATGTTGATAGAAAATATAGAATACGACACACTTATTGATAATTTCAAAAAAATTTTAAAGGAAAATGGTCTTAAATTTACAAAACAAAGAGAAATTTTAGTAAAAACTCTCTATAAATCCGATGAACACTTCACCCCAGAAAAGATATATTTGCTTATAAAAGAAAAACACCCTGAATTAAACTTGGGCATAGCTACTGTTTATAGAACTTTAAATTTATTAGAAGAAGCTGAAATGGTAACTACAATTACTTTTGGATCGCAGGGTAAAAAATTTGAACTTGCTACAAAACCGCACCATGATCATATGATATGCAAACATTGTGGTCTTATAATAGAATTTGAAGATGCAACCATAGAAAAAAGACAAATTGCTATAGCAAAAGAGCATGGTTTTGAACTTACGGGTCATATTATGCAGTTATATGGAATATGTAAAAACTGCCAAAAAAAGAGAGGTAATAAGTGA
- a CDS encoding CvpA family protein yields MSVVNWFDAIILGIIILVGIKGAINGLIKEIFGLIGIIGGLIFATRFDGAQELISTYLYQTDNKQMLSFIAFIASFIVFWLACLIIGNILTKFIRVSALGFFDRLGGLVFGCAKVFLIFSVIFVVITNIYVLNLKIEPILRGSVVYETMLECGKWIMNINIDKIKDDLNIKIQNLDDQNLTLDDNISLYYDQNLTKEK; encoded by the coding sequence ATGAGCGTAGTTAATTGGTTTGATGCAATAATACTTGGTATAATTATACTAGTTGGCATAAAAGGTGCTATAAATGGTCTTATAAAAGAAATTTTTGGACTAATTGGTATCATAGGTGGTCTTATATTTGCCACTAGATTTGATGGTGCACAAGAACTTATAAGCACATATTTATATCAAACAGACAATAAACAAATGCTATCATTTATAGCTTTTATAGCCTCTTTTATAGTTTTTTGGTTAGCTTGTTTGATAATTGGAAATATACTTACAAAATTTATAAGAGTAAGTGCCTTAGGCTTTTTTGATAGGCTTGGCGGTCTTGTATTTGGTTGTGCTAAAGTTTTTTTGATATTTTCTGTAATATTTGTGGTTATTACAAACATATATGTGTTAAATTTAAAAATAGAGCCAATTCTTAGAGGAAGTGTAGTATACGAAACAATGCTTGAATGCGGAAAATGGATAATGAACATAAATATAGACAAAATAAAAGATGATTTGAATATTAAAATACAAAATTTAGATGATCAAAATTTAACTCTAGATGATAATATAAGTTTGTATTATGATCAAAACCTAACCAAGGAGAAATAA
- a CDS encoding type IV pilus twitching motility protein PilT, translated as MEELNLDFDIETLLRTVVAHRASDLHLVSDSEPQIRVDGTLRPLDLQVLNGKDIQSLCYALISDEQRSILEEQKELDFVIELPNIGRFRGNYYYTGNGNMAAAFRIIPLEIPSLDDIKAPSILKDVIKREKGLILVSGPTGSGKSTTLAAMLNEINLKYRKHIITIEDPVEFIHKNKRAIFSHRNISTDTHSYKNALKYALRQDPDIILIGELRDEETISIAITAAESGHLVLGTLHTNSAMQTINRIIDSFEAGKQAQIRSMLSISLTTVISQALIPKIGEGRAVCHEILINNSAISNLIRENKIHQIYSQMQLGQIESGMVTQTQNMIKLLKARQISKEIALRYSTSPNELKALMENI; from the coding sequence TTGGAAGAGCTTAACTTAGATTTTGATATAGAAACACTTCTAAGAACAGTTGTAGCACATAGAGCAAGTGATCTACATTTAGTATCTGATAGTGAACCACAAATTAGAGTTGATGGGACATTAAGACCTCTAGATTTGCAAGTATTAAATGGAAAAGATATACAAAGTCTTTGCTATGCATTAATTTCAGATGAACAAAGAAGTATACTTGAAGAACAAAAAGAACTTGATTTTGTCATAGAACTTCCTAATATAGGTAGATTTAGAGGTAATTATTATTATACAGGAAATGGCAATATGGCAGCAGCCTTTCGTATAATCCCATTGGAAATACCTTCTTTGGACGATATAAAAGCACCAAGCATTTTAAAAGATGTCATAAAAAGAGAAAAAGGGCTTATATTGGTTAGTGGACCAACTGGATCTGGAAAATCGACCACACTAGCAGCTATGCTAAATGAGATAAATTTAAAATACCGAAAACATATAATAACTATAGAAGATCCAGTTGAGTTTATACATAAAAACAAAAGAGCTATTTTTTCACATAGAAATATCAGCACAGATACACATAGCTATAAAAATGCTTTAAAATATGCCCTAAGGCAAGATCCAGATATCATTCTAATAGGTGAGCTTAGAGACGAAGAAACTATTTCCATAGCTATAACAGCAGCAGAATCTGGACATCTAGTCCTTGGAACACTACATACAAACTCGGCTATGCAAACAATAAACAGAATAATAGATAGCTTTGAAGCTGGGAAACAAGCTCAAATTAGAAGTATGCTTTCTATATCGCTTACGACTGTAATATCTCAAGCACTAATTCCAAAAATTGGTGAAGGTAGAGCTGTTTGTCATGAAATTCTTATAAATAACTCAGCTATTTCAAATTTGATTAGAGAAAATAAAATTCATCAAATTTATTCTCAAATGCAATTAGGTCAGATTGAAAGCGGAATGGTAACACAAACTCAAAATATGATAAAATTATTAAAAGCAAGACAAATATCAAAAGAGATAGCTTTAAGATACTCAACAAGCCCAAATGAGCTAAAAGCATTAATGGAAAACATATGA
- the gatC gene encoding Asp-tRNA(Asn)/Glu-tRNA(Gln) amidotransferase subunit GatC — translation MTINDSLFTKLEKLSSLKISDDKRQEISKQLTEIVSFVENLNELDLDSVEQTINNVNNGLILRNDEPKNDQDTIEIILKNNPNSDGNFFVVPKIIE, via the coding sequence ATGACTATAAATGACTCTTTATTTACTAAGCTAGAGAAACTAAGCTCTCTTAAAATAAGCGATGATAAACGCCAAGAAATATCAAAACAACTTACTGAAATTGTATCGTTTGTAGAAAATTTAAACGAACTTGATTTAGATAGCGTAGAGCAAACAATAAACAATGTAAACAATGGATTAATACTAAGAAATGACGAACCTAAAAATGATCAAGATACAATAGAAATTATACTAAAAAATAACCCAAATAGTGATGGCAATTTTTTTGTAGTACCAAAAATTATAGAATGA